One part of the Cystobacter ferrugineus genome encodes these proteins:
- a CDS encoding DUF1308 domain-containing protein produces MKRSIVPVLVLTWVCLASGSSSLAFDGPLQDRLLQAPQLSAPQRGSLAGQLAHTAFGPADVSRGAFSLPSAFSVPEDRGALLAPLFPTYSPDSGASEWGVGWRTSLHLERWRARGDLDYATDGLTSPWGRLVQGSDGDWYPQGLSTPVRVRMNGTSATAWLPDGSTWHFGGPARIDTPRGTFAWYLTEVVTVLGRRTRLEWQPNDSGQLFLQHAFYGGTGTDFQYRIELAYQPLVLPFVDYRSGTGLALDRRVSTVTVYARGSGTGIDTERWRYTLTHAGDGFGPAFYLEQVTQRFASGEQPPPTHYTYHSARERLLQPEWFINDRLDQVLTMLGEDAFQPERATLLDVDSDGLIDFEHAYDGAMVRQTKEGFVIEYLPALPANAFYGCRSGASYYNLPRHLAQMFPEDSAHPLPEDRAHQVVSLEFDASRGITHLVMCDRKGQALQSSVLEGLWELGANTRLVDLNRDQKPDLLRVDTGSFEVIPNISASGQLAFGAASQGALLSLSGGSYQPLASWVQDMNGDSLPDLVVRHLGGLAVWWAKGQFEFDPIAREYPLVNLHGYYVDPAAYAFHFMDGNRDGLTDVLLVAQGDVRLFMNSGVHLQEVDIPSLYYLGYGSTPPVVADFRGSGNTEVAFAAQGIAHGVALDSPETGLMASADDGRGTVLHFRYGRGPSGPEVRQRPAVLSALEVESSGYDTLRYDYSYTQPVHHSEGTFLVGYGTVERQDGTVTQTEHFLQGDTYAGLPSSSSQEDALTPGLHGFTSRRYEDAYFRDIPWKRLEEERSGWTGAQGELLEEWTEYPEYEADVCPATVVRHLRQGTLTTKQWRAQISGLANHLHCLEERVILSGAHDDSTLNFEHTARLIRDEVGLLKRVESIGDGQTLVLQEVGYRADHTVQSISQPGQGTTTFGVDPTSLLLSKVTSPDGTWVEVAQRDPSTDGMLSLVKQRGGKSYAQHFRYDGQERLKKQWNDAGRATEANPNMVLAYEFARAQRPGSIRVASLVDAGSGAHSESVEWQTAAGEDVTAAEKIPEGWAFNGITTRSRVLRETNTYQRDTEPLTLDTTSVTYADLLRGGQLLRRTRTAGFGHEMDALSRLHVDVERHTAGSVSFRNGLLQRQVLENGTHRRTHVVDAAERVVAYEDEVGTRYTYGYDALGRLRTVLLPDGKQHRVFYDKHGRVSRIWREDIATVDYTYAPGTGLLEGKRFLSPAGQPMREEAYAYDGIGRKTVETHTDPTAGTSLAYRFHYDGATPAQPSLRTDVGMLTAVEGDGFVKTFSYYPDGKEWHRTVQLNGWRTVETTWTYADNGDVAQASTAVRDSAGLLLSSTTLEHGWDTFGRLHTLHLNGQPLATFTYNAQGQPWRATFTTGETASLAYDGLSRKRTGLYLNSNRWTASTGLKLNGRGFLDTEDIVVNGRPLQRAYQYSPQGFLTQSTDADAAYLYGFDTFGLPTSITDNQGTRTLSRQGSTLTAGDITYTFDALGRTVTRGNLTLAYGPHGHLALARKGVLEWRFLHDEAGQRLMKLAGDTPVAAYLEGGMYLDETGLTQPFKFAGHVVGLVKNGSFEMLAADTRGSVIADVDGTPRLASPFGARDIHPSHAAAIDYVEKGFDADLGLIRMGVRDYDPGLNRFMTPDPLFLEQPALCADRPVECNLYGYAVGNPVTFVDPKGTAVETVWDVASLGMGIYSIRSWNENTSTFSKVVDVIGVVADAAAVVVPFVPGGAGAAIKGARAVDAAVDTLQSADKTVEAVQAAEKAAEVTKLVNIDTGTASAFVSQDSAIRHELKEFVQNKGMVMTETAAKEFQGMLRVAGPEETARAQRFLDRVTIIPDNPSSRALKLKETKSVGSNDIKIFGTGDNMGITTMSSDAKFLRGAKAQGVEFDAFLHSPVPLRGL; encoded by the coding sequence GTGAAGCGTTCTATCGTCCCAGTCCTTGTTCTGACCTGGGTGTGTCTGGCCTCGGGCTCCTCGTCCCTGGCCTTCGACGGCCCCTTGCAGGACAGACTCTTGCAGGCGCCCCAACTCTCCGCGCCGCAACGCGGGAGTCTGGCGGGTCAGCTCGCCCACACCGCCTTCGGGCCCGCCGACGTCAGCCGGGGAGCCTTCTCGCTGCCCTCCGCGTTCAGCGTGCCGGAGGACCGGGGAGCGTTGCTGGCACCCCTCTTTCCCACGTACTCCCCGGACTCTGGCGCCTCGGAATGGGGCGTCGGCTGGCGCACCTCCCTGCACCTCGAGCGCTGGAGGGCCCGAGGTGACCTCGACTACGCCACCGATGGACTGACGAGCCCCTGGGGCCGGCTGGTGCAAGGAAGTGATGGGGATTGGTACCCGCAGGGGCTGTCCACGCCCGTGCGCGTGCGGATGAATGGCACGAGCGCCACCGCCTGGCTTCCGGACGGCAGCACCTGGCACTTCGGTGGCCCGGCGCGCATCGACACCCCGCGTGGCACCTTCGCCTGGTATCTCACCGAGGTGGTGACGGTGCTCGGCCGCCGCACCCGTCTGGAGTGGCAGCCCAACGACTCGGGCCAGCTCTTCCTCCAGCACGCCTTCTATGGCGGCACGGGGACGGACTTCCAGTACCGCATCGAGCTGGCGTATCAGCCCCTCGTCCTGCCCTTCGTGGACTATCGCTCCGGCACGGGCCTGGCGCTGGATCGGCGCGTGTCGACCGTGACGGTGTACGCGCGGGGGAGCGGCACCGGAATCGATACCGAGCGCTGGCGCTACACGCTGACGCATGCCGGCGACGGCTTCGGGCCCGCCTTCTACCTGGAGCAGGTGACGCAGCGCTTCGCTTCCGGCGAGCAGCCTCCCCCCACCCACTACACCTACCACTCCGCTCGCGAGCGTCTGCTACAGCCCGAATGGTTCATCAACGACCGGTTGGATCAGGTCCTGACCATGCTGGGAGAGGATGCCTTCCAACCGGAGCGGGCCACCCTGCTCGACGTGGACTCCGATGGCCTCATCGATTTCGAGCACGCCTATGACGGCGCGATGGTGCGGCAGACGAAGGAGGGCTTCGTCATCGAGTACCTGCCAGCGCTTCCCGCCAACGCCTTCTACGGCTGCCGCTCCGGAGCCTCGTACTACAACCTCCCGCGACACCTGGCGCAGATGTTTCCCGAGGACAGCGCTCATCCGCTTCCCGAGGACAGAGCTCATCAGGTGGTGTCGCTCGAGTTCGATGCCTCGCGTGGCATCACCCATCTGGTGATGTGCGACCGCAAGGGCCAGGCGCTGCAGTCCTCCGTACTGGAGGGCCTGTGGGAGCTGGGCGCCAATACCCGCCTCGTCGACCTGAACCGGGACCAGAAGCCGGACCTGCTGCGCGTGGACACGGGCTCCTTCGAGGTGATTCCCAATATCAGCGCCTCCGGCCAGCTCGCCTTCGGTGCCGCGAGCCAGGGCGCCCTGCTCTCGCTGAGCGGCGGCTCCTACCAACCCCTGGCCTCCTGGGTCCAGGACATGAATGGAGACAGCCTGCCGGACCTCGTGGTGCGCCATCTGGGCGGGCTGGCGGTGTGGTGGGCCAAGGGGCAGTTCGAGTTCGACCCCATCGCGCGGGAATACCCGCTCGTCAACCTCCACGGCTACTACGTGGATCCAGCGGCCTACGCCTTCCACTTCATGGATGGCAACCGGGATGGTCTCACGGACGTCCTGCTGGTGGCGCAGGGTGATGTGCGCCTCTTCATGAATTCTGGCGTGCACTTGCAGGAGGTGGACATCCCCTCCCTGTATTACCTGGGCTATGGATCCACGCCGCCGGTGGTGGCGGACTTCCGCGGCAGCGGCAACACCGAGGTGGCGTTCGCCGCCCAGGGCATCGCCCACGGCGTGGCGCTGGACAGCCCCGAGACGGGCCTGATGGCCTCCGCCGACGACGGCCGGGGCACCGTGCTGCACTTCCGCTACGGGCGTGGCCCCTCCGGACCCGAGGTACGCCAGCGGCCGGCGGTGCTGTCCGCCCTGGAGGTGGAGTCCAGTGGATATGACACCCTCCGGTACGACTACTCGTATACCCAACCCGTCCACCACTCGGAGGGCACGTTCCTGGTGGGCTATGGCACGGTGGAGCGCCAGGACGGCACTGTCACCCAGACGGAGCACTTCCTCCAGGGAGACACCTACGCCGGCCTGCCGTCCTCCTCCTCCCAAGAAGATGCACTCACCCCTGGCCTGCACGGCTTCACCTCCCGGCGGTACGAGGACGCGTACTTCCGGGACATCCCCTGGAAACGCCTGGAGGAGGAGCGGTCGGGCTGGACTGGCGCCCAGGGCGAACTCCTGGAGGAGTGGACGGAGTACCCCGAGTACGAGGCCGACGTGTGCCCCGCCACGGTGGTGCGCCACCTGAGGCAGGGCACCCTCACCACGAAGCAGTGGCGCGCCCAGATCTCGGGCCTCGCCAACCACCTGCACTGCCTTGAGGAGCGCGTCATCCTGTCGGGCGCCCACGACGACAGCACGCTGAACTTCGAGCATACGGCCCGCCTCATCCGCGACGAGGTGGGCCTGTTGAAACGGGTGGAGAGCATCGGCGATGGCCAGACGCTGGTGCTGCAGGAGGTGGGCTACCGCGCCGACCACACCGTGCAGAGCATCTCCCAGCCGGGCCAGGGGACGACCACCTTTGGCGTGGATCCGACCAGCCTGCTGCTGAGCAAGGTGACCTCGCCGGATGGCACCTGGGTGGAGGTGGCGCAGAGGGATCCGAGCACCGACGGCATGCTCTCGCTGGTGAAGCAGCGAGGCGGCAAGTCGTACGCGCAGCACTTCCGCTACGATGGCCAGGAGCGGCTGAAGAAGCAGTGGAACGACGCGGGCCGGGCCACCGAGGCCAATCCCAACATGGTGCTGGCCTACGAGTTCGCGCGGGCCCAACGGCCTGGCTCCATCCGCGTGGCCTCGCTGGTGGACGCTGGGTCCGGCGCCCACTCCGAGTCGGTTGAATGGCAGACGGCGGCCGGAGAGGACGTGACGGCCGCGGAGAAGATCCCCGAGGGCTGGGCCTTCAACGGCATCACCACACGCAGCCGGGTTCTCCGCGAGACGAACACCTACCAGCGCGACACCGAGCCGCTCACCCTGGACACCACGTCCGTCACGTACGCGGACCTGCTACGCGGTGGGCAGTTGCTGCGCCGGACGCGGACCGCGGGCTTCGGCCACGAGATGGATGCGCTGTCACGGCTCCACGTCGACGTGGAGCGCCACACGGCCGGCTCGGTCTCCTTCCGGAACGGACTCCTCCAGCGCCAGGTGCTGGAGAACGGCACGCACCGGCGGACGCACGTCGTGGACGCCGCCGAGCGCGTGGTGGCCTACGAGGACGAGGTGGGCACCCGCTACACCTACGGGTATGACGCCCTGGGCCGCCTGCGCACGGTGTTGCTGCCCGACGGGAAGCAACACCGGGTCTTCTATGACAAGCATGGCCGCGTCTCTCGCATCTGGCGCGAGGACATCGCCACCGTCGATTACACCTACGCTCCCGGAACGGGGTTGCTGGAGGGCAAGCGATTCCTCTCTCCGGCGGGCCAACCGATGCGAGAGGAGGCCTACGCCTACGATGGCATCGGCCGCAAGACGGTGGAGACGCACACCGATCCGACCGCGGGAACCTCGCTGGCCTATCGCTTCCATTACGATGGGGCGACTCCGGCCCAGCCTTCACTCCGCACGGACGTGGGAATGCTGACGGCGGTGGAGGGGGACGGCTTCGTCAAGACGTTCTCGTACTACCCCGATGGAAAGGAATGGCACCGCACCGTCCAGCTCAATGGCTGGCGCACGGTGGAGACGACGTGGACCTACGCCGACAATGGTGACGTCGCCCAGGCCAGTACCGCGGTGAGAGACTCGGCCGGCCTCCTCCTGTCCTCCACCACCCTGGAGCACGGCTGGGACACCTTTGGCCGCCTGCACACCCTCCACCTCAATGGCCAGCCACTCGCGACGTTCACCTACAACGCCCAGGGTCAGCCCTGGCGGGCCACCTTCACCACGGGAGAGACGGCGTCCCTGGCCTACGACGGCCTCAGCCGCAAGCGCACCGGCCTCTACCTGAACTCCAATCGCTGGACGGCCTCGACCGGCCTCAAACTGAACGGCCGCGGATTCCTCGACACCGAGGACATCGTCGTCAACGGCAGGCCGCTCCAGCGCGCCTACCAGTACTCGCCCCAGGGCTTCCTGACGCAGTCGACGGACGCGGATGCGGCCTATCTCTACGGCTTCGACACCTTCGGCCTGCCCACGTCCATCACCGACAACCAGGGGACCCGCACGCTCAGCCGACAGGGCTCCACCCTCACCGCGGGCGACATCACCTATACCTTCGATGCGCTCGGCCGGACCGTCACCCGCGGCAACCTCACCCTTGCCTATGGCCCCCATGGCCACCTCGCGCTCGCGCGCAAGGGGGTCCTCGAGTGGCGCTTCCTTCACGACGAGGCCGGCCAGCGACTGATGAAGCTCGCCGGCGACACCCCGGTGGCGGCCTACCTCGAGGGGGGCATGTACCTCGACGAGACGGGGCTCACCCAGCCGTTCAAGTTCGCCGGCCACGTGGTGGGCCTGGTGAAGAACGGCTCCTTCGAGATGCTGGCGGCGGACACCCGGGGCTCCGTCATCGCGGACGTGGACGGAACCCCGCGCCTGGCCTCTCCCTTCGGCGCTCGGGACATCCATCCCTCGCACGCCGCGGCCATCGACTACGTGGAGAAGGGATTCGATGCGGACCTCGGCCTCATCCGCATGGGGGTGCGCGACTATGATCCCGGGCTCAACCGCTTCATGACGCCGGATCCGCTCTTCCTCGAGCAACCGGCGCTGTGCGCCGACCGGCCGGTGGAGTGCAACCTGTACGGCTACGCGGTGGGCAATCCCGTCACCTTCGTCGATCCGAAGGGCACCGCCGTCGAAACGGTGTGGGACGTGGCCAGCCTGGGCATGGGCATCTACAGCATCCGCTCGTGGAACGAGAACACCTCGACCTTCAGCAAGGTGGTGGACGTCATCGGCGTCGTGGCGGACGCCGCCGCGGTGGTGGTGCCCTTCGTTCCGGGCGGCGCCGGCGCGGCCATCAAGGGCGCACGCGCGGTCGACGCGGCCGTGGACACCCTCCAGAGCGCTGACAAGACGGTCGAGGCCGTCCAGGCGGCCGAAAAGGCGGCCGAGGTAACCAAGCTGGTCAACATCGACACGGGAACCGCTTCCGCATTCGTTTCTCAAGATTCAGCCATACGGCATGAACTCAAGGAATTCGTTCAGAACAAGGGCATGGTGATGACGGAGACCGCCGCGAAAGAGTTCCAAGGCATGCTGCGTGTCGCGGGTCCTGAGGAAACAGCGCGCGCACAGCGGTTCCTGGACCGGGTCACCATCATCCCCGACAATCCATCATCGCGAGCACTGAAGCTCAAGGAAACCAAAAGCGTGGGCTCGAACGATATCAAGATCTTTGGGACGGGGGACAACATGGGGATCACGACCATGAGCAGTGACGCGAAGTTCCTCCGCGGAGCCAAGGCGCAAGGGGTAGAGTTCGATGCCTTCTTGCACTCTCCTGTTCCTCTTCGCGGGCTTTGA
- a CDS encoding Hsp70 family protein produces the protein MADRPRIIGIDLGTTNTLVASVKNRVPKIVPTDRGNLVLPSVVALSAKGEMLVGGVAKDQMVTNPKNTLYGTKRLIGRKYESKVVEELKSYFKYDIVPGPEGDAAVSLGGRVYTLPEVSSFILKQLKTIAEQFLGGPIDEAVISVPAYYTDSQRQAVKEAGRLAGLNVKRIVNEPTAAALAYGFNRGLDQKILVYDLGGGTFDVSVLHLTGNVFEVMATGGDTFLGGVDFDNRVVDYVLEKAWEEHKIDLSTSPIAMQRIKNAAEAAKIDLTLIPNVVIDLPFIEERKGKPVDVRIPLTRETLNALTMDLVDRTFELCDRVLKEKGIDRSQIDEVILVGGQSRMPLVQQRIHEHFGKPPRKGVHPDECVALGAALLAESLGSLDSVTLLDAVSMPIGYALPNGRVRRVIDKNTIIPLVKSFRLPAPKEPGAPFIEMDIFQGDSDLVVDNEYLGTLKVPAEAAGRKIDFRLNEECLLQVVVDDPSGPRRIELATRDTPELLKKELARVAQEKAEKAEKAAATPSSPQEGSRLLSSIKSIFRRG, from the coding sequence ATGGCGGACAGACCTCGCATCATCGGGATAGATCTGGGCACGACCAACACCCTGGTCGCGTCCGTGAAGAACCGTGTCCCGAAGATCGTCCCCACGGATCGCGGCAACCTGGTGTTGCCCTCCGTGGTGGCGCTGTCGGCCAAGGGAGAGATGCTGGTGGGCGGGGTGGCCAAGGATCAGATGGTCACCAACCCCAAGAACACGCTCTACGGGACCAAGCGCCTCATCGGCCGCAAGTACGAGTCCAAGGTGGTGGAGGAGCTCAAGAGCTACTTCAAGTACGACATCGTCCCGGGGCCGGAGGGGGACGCGGCGGTGTCGCTGGGCGGGCGGGTGTACACGCTGCCCGAGGTCTCCAGCTTCATCCTCAAGCAGCTCAAGACGATCGCCGAGCAGTTCCTCGGAGGCCCCATCGACGAGGCGGTCATCTCCGTGCCGGCGTACTACACGGACAGCCAGCGCCAGGCGGTGAAGGAGGCGGGGCGGCTGGCGGGACTCAACGTCAAGCGCATCGTCAACGAGCCCACCGCGGCGGCGCTCGCCTACGGCTTCAACCGGGGGTTGGATCAGAAGATCCTCGTCTATGACCTGGGTGGAGGCACCTTCGACGTGTCGGTGCTGCACCTCACGGGCAACGTCTTCGAGGTGATGGCCACCGGTGGAGACACCTTCCTGGGCGGAGTCGACTTCGACAACCGGGTGGTGGACTACGTGCTGGAGAAGGCGTGGGAGGAGCACAAGATCGACTTGTCCACGAGCCCCATCGCCATGCAGCGCATCAAGAACGCGGCCGAGGCGGCGAAGATCGATCTGACGCTCATCCCCAACGTGGTCATCGATCTGCCCTTCATCGAGGAGCGCAAGGGCAAGCCGGTGGACGTGCGCATCCCGCTCACGCGCGAGACGCTCAACGCGCTCACCATGGATCTGGTGGATCGCACCTTCGAGCTGTGCGACCGGGTGCTGAAGGAAAAGGGAATCGACCGCTCGCAGATCGACGAGGTCATCCTGGTGGGCGGCCAGAGCCGGATGCCGCTGGTGCAACAGCGGATCCACGAGCACTTCGGCAAGCCGCCGCGCAAGGGCGTGCACCCGGACGAGTGCGTGGCGCTGGGCGCGGCGCTGCTGGCCGAGTCGCTGGGCAGCCTCGACTCGGTGACGCTCCTGGACGCGGTGTCCATGCCCATCGGCTACGCGCTGCCCAACGGGCGCGTGCGGCGGGTCATCGACAAGAACACCATCATTCCGCTGGTGAAGAGCTTCCGGCTGCCGGCTCCGAAGGAGCCGGGGGCGCCCTTCATCGAGATGGACATCTTCCAGGGAGACAGTGATCTGGTGGTGGACAACGAGTATTTGGGCACCCTGAAGGTTCCCGCGGAGGCGGCGGGACGGAAGATCGACTTCCGGCTCAACGAGGAGTGTCTGTTGCAGGTGGTGGTCGACGATCCGAGCGGTCCACGGCGCATCGAGCTGGCGACGCGGGACACGCCCGAGCTGCTCAAGAAGGAGCTGGCGCGCGTGGCACAGGAGAAGGCCGAGAAGGCCGAGAAGGCCGCGGCGACGCCGTCCTCGCCTCAAGAGGGCAGTCGGCTGTTGTCCAGCATCAAGAGCATCTTCCGGAGAGGGTAG
- a CDS encoding SCP2 sterol-binding domain-containing protein gives MATFPSKEWCEEAVRLLNADPERSLAARGWQGDIGVIVDAEPGRLARAFVVHVVPRDTRIETLRVLDDPDDLDELEPAYLARAPYTVWKQLLQGSLDPVEAVLRRRISVKGDLQQLIERLRFKGIADRVLSGLKTEYPDEP, from the coding sequence ATGGCCACGTTCCCGTCGAAGGAGTGGTGTGAGGAAGCGGTGCGTTTGTTGAACGCGGATCCCGAGCGCTCGCTCGCCGCCCGAGGGTGGCAGGGCGACATCGGGGTCATCGTCGACGCGGAGCCGGGCCGGCTGGCGCGCGCCTTCGTGGTGCACGTGGTGCCGCGTGACACGCGCATCGAGACGCTGCGTGTGCTCGACGATCCGGACGATCTGGACGAGCTGGAGCCGGCCTACCTGGCACGCGCGCCCTACACCGTGTGGAAGCAGCTCCTGCAGGGCAGCCTGGATCCGGTGGAGGCGGTGCTGCGGCGGCGCATCTCGGTGAAGGGGGACTTGCAGCAGCTCATCGAGCGCCTGCGCTTCAAGGGAATCGCCGATCGGGTGCTCAGCGGGTTGAAGACCGAGTACCCGGACGAGCCGTAG
- a CDS encoding DUF3349 domain-containing protein: MVIPPHLASTVKLIRSAFSEGIPQDEYLPLLAVLYPFMADENLAEVASMLTGRDRGATLNDVYAAGAGVGFSQEAVARVKNRLEAVGLDEWSQENS; this comes from the coding sequence ATGGTCATTCCGCCCCACCTCGCCAGTACCGTGAAATTGATCAGAAGTGCTTTCTCCGAAGGAATTCCCCAGGACGAGTATCTGCCACTCCTCGCGGTGCTCTACCCATTCATGGCGGACGAGAACCTGGCCGAGGTAGCAAGCATGCTGACCGGGCGCGATCGGGGAGCCACGCTGAACGACGTGTATGCAGCAGGGGCTGGTGTTGGCTTCAGCCAGGAAGCGGTGGCCCGCGTGAAAAATCGACTGGAGGCTGTAGGTCTGGACGAATGGAGTCAGGAGAACTCGTGA